Genomic window (Dyadobacter fanqingshengii):
TGAGGAAGATAAAGCTGCTTTCAACCAACAATTACAGAAATTTCTCGCCAGGGAAGTGAGCAGGATCAAGTCGGATTACGAATCCGTCCACGGTCTTGACCGGCCTAACTAAACAGATTACGGCTAGTTCAGGCGCGGGTCGATGGGATAATGTGCTATGGAACGATATTCGCCGCCCATATTGCGCAGGATCTCACGCCAGAAGTTTTCAGGTGGTGTTGTGAAAAGGAATTCAGAATTTGTGCTTGAAACAATCCACGAATCCTGCTTCAATTCTTCATCCAGCTGGCCGCCGCTCCATCCCGAATAACCTATAAAAAAGCGGATATCGTCAGCATGAAATGTGTTGAGGTTCAGAAGCATTTTTATACTATCAAAATCGCCTCCCCAAAACACATTCGGCATAATTTCAGTCCCACCGGCAATCAGGTCGGGCCGCCTGTGGATGAAATGCAGGGTATTTTTTTCAACCGGACCACCTAAATGCAAGGCAATGTCCTGATAAATGGTTTCGTCCAGCACATCGCCCAGAAAAAGATCGGTAATCTGGTTCAGGACAAAGCCGAAGCTGCCTTGTTCATTGTGTTCGCACATCAAAATAACACCTCTTTCAAAATTGGGATCTCCCAAGAACGGTTTGGCAATTAACAGACTTCCTTTTGAAATTTTCAGGGCTGATGGCATAGTGAGTTATGGCTTTAATGATCAAAAACGTAATATATTTAATTTTTAGCAACAATTTTGTGGCATACAACAAAAGGAATTAATCGTTTAACTATTTTAGATCAAATCGAAAAAAGAAAGATATGCCGTATATAAAATCTGTGCGAGGCTTCAATCCCACATTTGGGGAAGATTGCTGGCTTGCCGAAAACGCAACCGTTGTTGGTGATGTGGTCATGGGCAGCCATTGTACGGTTTGGTTCAATGCTGTGGTTCGGGGAGATGTGAACAGCATTCGCATCGGCGATTATTCCAATATCCAGGATGGTGCTGTAATTCACTGCACTTACCAACGATTTGCGACAAAAATTGGCAGTTATGTGTCCGTGGCGCACAACGCAATTGTTCACGGATGTACGATCGAAGATCACGTGCTGATTGGCATGGGCGCCATTGTGATGGACGGGGCGGTAATCGGAACAGGGTCGATTGTGGCCGCAGGTGCCATTATCACACAGGGAACAAAAGTCCCACCTGGGACAATTTACGCGGGCAATCCTGCAAAATATCTCAAAGATGTGTCAACCGAGCTGAATGCCGCCATTGACCGGACGGCCAACAATTACATTACTTATTCGGGCTGGTTTCGGGAAGAGGAAGGAAAATGAGCATTAGCCCATTTCCTTTTTTGCGTTCAGATATCCCTTAATCACAGTGAATGTGGTGATGGCAAGGAAGAAAAGTATGATGTATTGCACATAATCTACGATCCAGGGAAAGCGCTCTCCAAACAGGAAGCCGCCTCCTGTTAAAAGCCCGATCCAGATTGCACCGCCGGCAACATTGTTGATTAAAAATGAAACAAACGGCATTTTTACCAAACCCGCCAATATAGGCGCAAATGTGCGCACGATTGGAAGAAAACGGCTGATAATCAATGTCCTGCTGCCGTATTTGTCGAAATATTTTCGCGTAGTTTCAATGTGCTTTTTCTTAAAAAAGAAAGAATCCGGCCTGTTTTCGAACATATCACCGAAATATTTCCCAAAAATATATCCTACCAAAGAGCCCAAAACGGCAGCTGCGAACAAACACAACAGCAATATGCCGATGGGAACCTTTAGTATACCCGTTCCGCAGAAAACACCTGCGAGGAACACCAGGTAATCACCTGGCAAGAAAAAAGCAAAGAACAGCCCGTTTTCAGCAAAAACGATAAACGTAATCACCAGCAGGCCGCCTGTGCGGATCAATTCTTCGGAATTAAGGATATATTGGAAAAACTCGGCAATTGAATTCATAATGCTGATTTAAACGGGCTAATCGGAACAGAGGATCACAATGCTGCCAAATTTAAGCATTTTCGGATAGTTCAAGCCAGCGCATTTCCTTATCCGCCTGACTTTCGGTCAATTCCTCAATCTGCTTCGACCATTGAGCAAGCTCTGCGTGTGAACCGCCATCATTCAGTTTTTTAACTAAAACACCCTTCTGCTCTTCCATTTTGGCAATGTCCGATTCCAATTGCTCCATTTCCTTCTGCTCTTTATAGCTTAACTTACGCTTCGGCGCTGTTGCCGCAACGGGAGCTGCCACAGCGGGAGTTACCGTTTCTTTTATCGGCTGAATGACATGGGTCGTATTGCTTTTTCCTGCATTAGCATTGCTTCCGGAAGTTTTTTTCTCTGCTTCCTGTTCATCCTGATACTCACGGAGTTCTGTATAATTTCCTGGAAAATCGCTGATCTTACCTTCTCCTTCAAATACAAAAATGTGCTGAACGAGCCTGTCAAGGAAATATCTATCGTGGGAAACGATCACCAGACAGCCAGGGAAATTCAATAAGAACTCTTCCAAAACATTCAAACTCGCAATGTCCAGATCATTCGTTGGCTCATCGAGGATCAGGAAGTTGGGTTGTTTGATCAATATCAGAAGCAACTGCAACCTTCGTTTCTCCCCGCCGCTTAGTTTGGAAATAAAATCATATTGTTTGGAAGGCGAAAACAGGAAGGCCTGCAATAAATGTCCAACTGTAACCGTCTCACCAGTTCCCAGCTGCACAACCTCCGCAACATCTTTCACAATGTCGATCACCCGTTGGTTTTCATTAAATACCAGGTCCGACTGCTTATAATAACCAAACTGAACCGTCTCGCCTTTCACGATCTGACCTTTATCCGGCATTAGCTCACCCGTAATCATATTCAGGAGCGTCGACTTGCCCATCCCGTTCTGGCCTACGATTCCAATGCGGTCGCCTTTTCGGAATGTGTATTCGAAGTTTTTGATCAACTGTCTTTCACCAAAACCTTTGCTGACATTTTCCAGCTCAATGATCTTGCTGCCCAGCCTCGAAGTGCGGACATTCAGCTCCATTTGGGTATCAAACTTCTTTTGACTGGCCTTTTCTTTCAGCTCTTCAAATGCATCGACGCGATATTTTGCCTTCGTTCCGCGTGCTTTGGGTTGACGGCGTATCCAATCCAGCTCTTTCCGCATTAAGTTACGCGCCTTGTCAATTCCGGCAGCTTCCATTTCTTCCCGTTCTGCCTTTTTTTCAAGGAAATAAGTGTAATTTCCTTTATATGGATAAGCCGAGCCGTGGTCCAGTTCGAGCATTTGATTGCAAACTGTGTCGAGGAAATATCGATCGTGGGTTACGACCAGAAGCGTTGTATTGGATGTGTTGAGGTAATTTTCAAGCCATTCAACCGTGTCCAGGTCCAAATGGTTGGTAGGCTCATCCAGGATGAGCAAATCAGGATCTTCCAGCAAAACCTTCGCCATAGCAACCCGCTTGCGCTGACCGCCGGATAATGTTCCAAAAAGATTTTCGGTGTGATGAATGCCCAGGCGACCCAGGATTTCTTTGGTTCTATATTCAAAATCCCATGCATTGTATTTATCCATATCCTCCATCACCTCCGAAAGCTCGTCGTGATTATCCGTTTCAATGGCGTGCTCGTAGCGCTTAACAACCTGTGCGACCGGGTTATTGGAAGAAAAAATCACGTCCAGGACTGTCAGGCTTTCATCGAAAGCCGGGCTTTGATCCAGGTAACCCACCCGAATGTCTTTACGAATGCTCACTTCTCCTTCATCTGCCGGGATTTTACCCGTCAGAATGTTCAGAAAAGTGGTCTTGCCCGTTCCATTCGTTCCGATGAGCGCAACCTTATCGCCCCTGCTGATTCCAAAATTGATGTTTTTAAAAAGCCATTGATCGCCAAATGACTTTGCTATATTTTCTGCTGAAAGGTAATTCATGATCCAAAGTAAAATTCAATTCCTACAAAGGTAGGACAGATCTCAAACAACAACGAAAAAATTCGTTTTGAAAGGGTAAATAGCATAATATTGCCCTTTATATTTAGTTATATGGTTCCATAGAACACATTTTAAATCATGTCCAAGCAATTTTTATTCCTATTCTCAACCGTTTTCCTTTGTTTTAACGCAGTAGCACAAGACGCAAATTTTAAGAATTACACTCAAAAAATAGGAGGTAGCCCGCAAGTCTACGATATGGTCGCGATTCCTGGCGGCGAGTTTTTAATGGGAAGCCCTGATTCCGAAAAAGGTCGCAGACCTGACGAAGGCCCTCAGCACAAAGTAAAAATCGAGCCCTTCTGGATGGGCAAAACAGAAGTGAACTGGGATATTTATGATCTCTATGCGTTCAAAAATATGGAAAAGGAAATGGCTGCCCGCCACCCGGATCCTGATAAAAGTGTCCAAAAGACCGACGCGAGCACCCGCCCCAGCCCACCTTATGTAGATATGTCGTTTGGTATGGGGAGATCCGGTTATCCCGCGATTAACATGACACAATATGCAGCCATTCATTTTTGCAAATGGCTTTACGAAAAAACCGGCATTTTTTACCGGTTACCAACTGAGGCTGAGTGGGAATACGCATGCCGCGCAGGTTCAAAAACAGCTTACTCATTTGGACCTGACGAGTCGAAAATCGATGAATATGCCTGGCACCGCAAGAACAGCGACGCAGCTTATAAGAAGATTGGTTTAAAGAAGCCAAATGCATTCGGATTACATGATATGCACGGAAATGTAATGGAATGGACATTGGATCAATACATTCCGGATTATTATGCCAAACAACCTGCGGGAGAAAAATACGCGCCGGTTACGGAGCTTTATCCAACAGCCGTTCGTGGCGGTTCCTGGGATGACGAGCCTGCCGACCTGCGCAGCGCAGCACGTACAGCGTCAAAAGCAGAATGGAAGATCCTGGATCCACAGCTTCCTAAAAGTGAATGGTGGATGACAAGTGCATCATTTGTGGGTTTCCGCGTGGTTAGGCCGCTTAAACAACCTTCTCAGGAAGAGATTAATGCTTATTACAGTCCAAAATTGATTGAAGATTATTGAGATCATATTTAAACTCTTAACATAATAATGGAACAAAATAGACGTGATTTTCTAAAAGCATCGGGCTTGTTTGCCGGCGGTGCAATGCTGAATCCGGTTCGCGGATATGGTTTTAACAGTGCGGTGGGTGAGACGATTAAAGTCGCTCTTATCGGTTGTGGCGGAAGAGGAACGGGTGCAGCTGCGCAGGCATTAAGCACGACCCAGAATGTGCAGATCGTTGCGATGGCGGATGCTTTTAAAGACCGTCTGGATGAATCATACAAAAACCTGACTGCCAAAAAATACAAAAATGCGGCAGGAACGGTGGTTGATATTAAAACGAAGGTGGATGTGCCTGATGACCGCAAATTCGTAGGATTTGACGCTTTCAAAAAGGCCATTGCTTTGAAGGATGTGGATGTTGTTATTCTGGCAACGCCTCCTGGCTTCCGCCCTTCGCATTTTGAAGAAGCTGTAAAAAACGACAAGCATATCTTCATGGAAAAACCGGTTGCTACGGATGCGCCGGGAATTCGCAAAGTGCTTGAAATTGCCGAAGAGGCTAAGAAAAAGAAATTGAATGTTGTGGTTGGTCTGCAACGCCATTATCAGGCAAACTATCTGGCTGCTATCAAGAGAATCCATGATGGTGCAATCGGCGATATCGTAGGCGGACAAGTTTACTGGGTTGGAAGCAGCCCCTGGATGAAAGAACGCCAGCCAAACCAGACTGAAATGGAATACCAAATGAGAAACTGGTATTATTTCAACTGGCTTTGCGGTGACCACATTTCGGAGCAGCACGTACACAACATTGACGTGGCTAACTGGGTGAAAAAAGGTTATCCTGTTTCAATTCAGGGAACCGGCGGTCGCACAGTCCGTACTGGTAAGGCTTATGGAGAGATTTTCGATCACCATACATTGGATTTGGTTTACGCTGACGGAACCATTATTTCCAGTCAATGCCGTCAATTTGAAGGCACGTGGAATAAAGTGGATGAGGCTTTTGTAGGAACAAAAGGACGCATCGATAGCTTTGATGGCAAGAAAACCATATTGAAGGACTACAAAGGCGGCGTAATCTATCAACACGACGATAAAGGCGATAAAAACCCATATCAGGTTGAACATGACGAGTTGTTTGCTGCTATCGCCAAAGGTGAATATAAATTTGCTGACGCTGAAAACGGCGCAAAAAGCACAATGACAGCCATTATGGGTCGTATGGCCACTTATTCAGGTAAGATGATCAAGTGGGATGAGGCTTTCAATTCGGATATCAATCTGTTCCCGGACAAATTGGCCTGGGATGCTTCTCCAAAAATCCTTCCGGGTCCAGACGGACTTTATCCGGTTGCGGTTCCTGGTAAGACGCAGGTTATTTAAGATAAAATGCAGTAAAAAAGGGCTCTCAGGAGCCCTTTTTTGTTTGTAAGTTGTAAGAGAATTTCTAAATTAGATAAGGAATGTCCCTTGGATGGAATTCTAATGTTACACCAACGATATAGTCAGTGAAACTTAGCCTGAGAAACGCTGTGCTCATTCTGCTAACCGGCATGCTTTTGCTAGCTGTCGGTTCTTTCCTCAGGTCGGATCAAATACAACTTAGTAATCCGATTATCCTCACCGCACTGGCTATTGAATTTGTAGGAACGATCTGGCTTGTCCTAAGTCTTAATCAAAGACGCAAACGCAATAAGATCTAAACTTTGCTTGCCCTGTTGCGAAGGTAAAAATCAGCCAGAACCAATGCTGCCATTGCCTCCACGATCGGAACAGCACGCGGAACCACACATGGGTCGTGACGGCCTTTTCCCTGTACAATGGCAACGTCACCTTGCTGGTCAATGCTTTCCTGATCTTGCATAATAGTTGCAACCGGCTTGAATGCTACGCGGAAATAAATATCTTCTCCATTGGAAATCCCACCTTGCACTCCACCGGAATGGTTTGTGCGCGTATGCACTTTGTCAGCGTCATCAATATAAAATGCGTCATTATGCTGTGATCCCAGCAACGTTACGCCTTCAAAACCGCTGCCATACTCGAATCCTTTCACCGCATTGATGCTTAGCATGGCTTTGCCCATTTCTGCATGCAGTTTGTCAAATACCGGCTCGCCCCAGCCTGCCGGAGCACCTGTGATGACGCAATTCACAACGCCACCCACCGAATCTCCCTGCTTTCTGACCGAATCAATGTAATCGAACATTTGCTGCGCCATTTCAGGATCGGGACAGCGAACTGCATTGCTTTCTGTTAATGTTAAATCGAGTTCCTGATAAGATTTTTCCAGCTTCAATGTCCCTACTTGTGACACGTAGGACTGAATGTTCACACCCAAATCCGCTAAAAGCAGCTTCGCGAGCGCGCCGGCTGCGACTCTTGCCGCTGTTTCTCTTGCCGAGCTTCTTCCACCGCCCCTGTAATCGCGGACGCCATATTTTACCTGGTAAGTGTAATCTGCATGAGAAGGGCGGAACTGGGCAGCAATGTGCGAATAATCCTTGCTGCGCTGATCTTCATTCCTGATGATCAATGCAATGGGTGTTCCGGTTGTTTTGCCCTCAAAAACCCCTGAAAGCACTTCGAATTCGTCCGCTTCCTTGCGCTGCGTTGTAATTCTGGACTGGCCTGGCTTACGCCTGGCCAGTTCGCTTTGAATGAAATCAGAGTCAAAATTGACGCCTGCGGGGCACCCTTCTATGATAACCCCGATTCCCGCACCATGCGACTCGCCAAATGTGGCTATTTTGAATATCTTACCGTATGTACTTCCCATTAATTTTTACTTTCTGAATACCCAAACCATTGCGATCAGCAGCAGAATGACAATGCCGTTGGTGGTGTCTTTTAAAATCTTTTTATAATCTATCGAGTCTTTACTGCTATCGAGGCTTTCCAGGTTATCATACAAGCCCGAAGAGCCGCTTAATGATAAGTTTGCGAGCTTATAATCCTCTCCCTTTACGGAGAGCATTTTCGCCGAACGCAATGTATCATATTTGGCCTTTGCCGAATTGAAATAAACCCACTGAAAATATCTCCCCAAGGGAAACTCGCCATCTTTTCTTGGAACGACAAAGTAATCGAAAGTTTTCTCTCCTATCACGCTTTGATAACTTCTTTTAATGACCTGACTGACTTCCGGCGGATAAATGTCGAAAGTTGAGCTTGTTTGGATCGTCGGCGCTGGAATTGCAGCAATGTTTCCAATCCCTTCGACTTTAAATATGTAACGCACACTCTCACCGGGATAAACGAGTTCGCTGGATAGGTTTTCCTTTAAATCATACTGCCCAACAGCAACCTGATCGCGAAGCGGATGGTCCGGCAACTGGCGCACAGAAATTGTCACT
Coding sequences:
- a CDS encoding ABC-F family ATP-binding cassette domain-containing protein, producing MNYLSAENIAKSFGDQWLFKNINFGISRGDKVALIGTNGTGKTTFLNILTGKIPADEGEVSIRKDIRVGYLDQSPAFDESLTVLDVIFSSNNPVAQVVKRYEHAIETDNHDELSEVMEDMDKYNAWDFEYRTKEILGRLGIHHTENLFGTLSGGQRKRVAMAKVLLEDPDLLILDEPTNHLDLDTVEWLENYLNTSNTTLLVVTHDRYFLDTVCNQMLELDHGSAYPYKGNYTYFLEKKAEREEMEAAGIDKARNLMRKELDWIRRQPKARGTKAKYRVDAFEELKEKASQKKFDTQMELNVRTSRLGSKIIELENVSKGFGERQLIKNFEYTFRKGDRIGIVGQNGMGKSTLLNMITGELMPDKGQIVKGETVQFGYYKQSDLVFNENQRVIDIVKDVAEVVQLGTGETVTVGHLLQAFLFSPSKQYDFISKLSGGEKRRLQLLLILIKQPNFLILDEPTNDLDIASLNVLEEFLLNFPGCLVIVSHDRYFLDRLVQHIFVFEGEGKISDFPGNYTELREYQDEQEAEKKTSGSNANAGKSNTTHVIQPIKETVTPAVAAPVAATAPKRKLSYKEQKEMEQLESDIAKMEEQKGVLVKKLNDGGSHAELAQWSKQIEELTESQADKEMRWLELSENA
- a CDS encoding YqgE/AlgH family protein; the encoded protein is MPSALKISKGSLLIAKPFLGDPNFERGVILMCEHNEQGSFGFVLNQITDLFLGDVLDETIYQDIALHLGGPVEKNTLHFIHRRPDLIAGGTEIMPNVFWGGDFDSIKMLLNLNTFHADDIRFFIGYSGWSGGQLDEELKQDSWIVSSTNSEFLFTTPPENFWREILRNMGGEYRSIAHYPIDPRLN
- a CDS encoding gamma carbonic anhydrase family protein, whose amino-acid sequence is MPYIKSVRGFNPTFGEDCWLAENATVVGDVVMGSHCTVWFNAVVRGDVNSIRIGDYSNIQDGAVIHCTYQRFATKIGSYVSVAHNAIVHGCTIEDHVLIGMGAIVMDGAVIGTGSIVAAGAIITQGTKVPPGTIYAGNPAKYLKDVSTELNAAIDRTANNYITYSGWFREEEGK
- a CDS encoding Gfo/Idh/MocA family protein, yielding MEQNRRDFLKASGLFAGGAMLNPVRGYGFNSAVGETIKVALIGCGGRGTGAAAQALSTTQNVQIVAMADAFKDRLDESYKNLTAKKYKNAAGTVVDIKTKVDVPDDRKFVGFDAFKKAIALKDVDVVILATPPGFRPSHFEEAVKNDKHIFMEKPVATDAPGIRKVLEIAEEAKKKKLNVVVGLQRHYQANYLAAIKRIHDGAIGDIVGGQVYWVGSSPWMKERQPNQTEMEYQMRNWYYFNWLCGDHISEQHVHNIDVANWVKKGYPVSIQGTGGRTVRTGKAYGEIFDHHTLDLVYADGTIISSQCRQFEGTWNKVDEAFVGTKGRIDSFDGKKTILKDYKGGVIYQHDDKGDKNPYQVEHDELFAAIAKGEYKFADAENGAKSTMTAIMGRMATYSGKMIKWDEAFNSDINLFPDKLAWDASPKILPGPDGLYPVAVPGKTQVI
- a CDS encoding DedA family protein — its product is MNSIAEFFQYILNSEELIRTGGLLVITFIVFAENGLFFAFFLPGDYLVFLAGVFCGTGILKVPIGILLLCLFAAAVLGSLVGYIFGKYFGDMFENRPDSFFFKKKHIETTRKYFDKYGSRTLIISRFLPIVRTFAPILAGLVKMPFVSFLINNVAGGAIWIGLLTGGGFLFGERFPWIVDYVQYIILFFLAITTFTVIKGYLNAKKEMG
- the aroC gene encoding chorismate synthase → MGSTYGKIFKIATFGESHGAGIGVIIEGCPAGVNFDSDFIQSELARRKPGQSRITTQRKEADEFEVLSGVFEGKTTGTPIALIIRNEDQRSKDYSHIAAQFRPSHADYTYQVKYGVRDYRGGGRSSARETAARVAAGALAKLLLADLGVNIQSYVSQVGTLKLEKSYQELDLTLTESNAVRCPDPEMAQQMFDYIDSVRKQGDSVGGVVNCVITGAPAGWGEPVFDKLHAEMGKAMLSINAVKGFEYGSGFEGVTLLGSQHNDAFYIDDADKVHTRTNHSGGVQGGISNGEDIYFRVAFKPVATIMQDQESIDQQGDVAIVQGKGRHDPCVVPRAVPIVEAMAALVLADFYLRNRASKV
- a CDS encoding formylglycine-generating enzyme family protein, which translates into the protein MSKQFLFLFSTVFLCFNAVAQDANFKNYTQKIGGSPQVYDMVAIPGGEFLMGSPDSEKGRRPDEGPQHKVKIEPFWMGKTEVNWDIYDLYAFKNMEKEMAARHPDPDKSVQKTDASTRPSPPYVDMSFGMGRSGYPAINMTQYAAIHFCKWLYEKTGIFYRLPTEAEWEYACRAGSKTAYSFGPDESKIDEYAWHRKNSDAAYKKIGLKKPNAFGLHDMHGNVMEWTLDQYIPDYYAKQPAGEKYAPVTELYPTAVRGGSWDDEPADLRSAARTASKAEWKILDPQLPKSEWWMTSASFVGFRVVRPLKQPSQEEINAYYSPKLIEDY